TATTAAATGGTAGTTTTTGGAATGTGAATCCTTCAAGCGAACATGTTAGAGCAGCCAGATTAGCACTTAATGGTTGGGATCCTACTGGTGGGGCGACATTTTTCTGGAACCCTGCTACAGCAACGAGTAGATGGATTTGGAGTAGAACAGTCACATCAAGAATAGGTCGACATGTTTTTGGCTTTTAACTGAAAAGAAGGTGAGGTGAAAATTTTGAGTTATAGAGATTGGTTTGCAAATTATAAGAACGTACTTTTAGGTGTTTTAGCGGCACTTTTAATCGGTGCAGGTTTAATGTGGTATTCAGGAATAGGCAACAGGACTTATGCAATGGACAATGCCCTAGAAGCCAGATACCAAACAGCGTTTTTTGATTTGATTGATAGTACTGAAAATCTAGATGTACTCCTTGGAAAAGCACTTGCTTCAAACTCTAACAGCCACAATATAATAACCCTGTCAACAGCTTGGCATGAGGCGGAGAGAGCAAGAGGTAGTTTAGGTGAACTCCCATTAGAGATGCCATCTATGATGCGGAGTCAGCAATATATGGCACAGCTCGGTGACTTTTGTTACTCTTTAGCTACAAAGCTAGCTGATAATGTTGAAATAAGTGAACAAGAAAAGGAAACCTTAGAAGAACTCCATGGTGAAACACGAACGATGCATAGAGAATTAAGGGAATTAACTACTTTAGCACAGGATAGAAAGTTTAGATTTGGAAATTTAACAAGTGACAATCAGCAGCGCTTAACTCCAGAAACACAGAATGTGGTTGATGGTTTTGGCAAGATGGATGAGCGTCTTCAAGATGAAGTGCCAACTCTAACATATGATGGACCATTTTCTGACCATGTTGTCAATATGGAACCAAGAGGGATAACCGGAAAGGAAGTCAGTCCACAGGAAGCAGCAAATATAGCCCAGGAATTCATGAGTGAATTGGGTTATGATTTTGATACTAATAGAAGTGAATCATCAGAAGGAGATATTCCTATATATCATGTACAGTTTGGAGAAGCCGACCAAAGAGACGAAGCTGCAGGTGTAGGAATTAGCCAACAAGGCGGTCATGTAGTCTGGATGATAGTAGCAGATACTCCAGATGGCGAACAATTAGATAGGGGAGAAGCTTTTTCTAGGGCACAGGAGTTTGTTGATGATTTAGGTCTAGGTGAGTTTACTCCTATCGGTCATCTTGAAGAAGGAAACGAATTGCTGGTAAACCTAGCATTGGTGCAGGATGAGGTTATTATTTATCCTGATATGGTTCAGGTGACTATTTCTCTTGAAAATGGCAATATAATTGGCTATGATGCAGCAAAGTATTACACATCACATACAGAAAGAGATTTGCCTGAATCAGAAATTACTGAGGAAGAAGCAAGAGAAAAAGTTAACCATGAATTACAAATCGAAGAGGTTAGACTTGCTCTTATTCCGCTAAGCAATCTAGAAGAAAAATTGTGCTATGAAATACGAGGAACAATGGGCGAGGACATTTATTATGTATATATCAACGTAGAAACAGGTCAAGAAGAGATGGTACTCTTAGTTGTAGAGACGGAGGGTGGAACTAGAAGTATTTAGATTATAAGTTAGGAAAAGGCCTCAGTTTTAAAAAGAGCTGAAGGCTTTTTCTATTAAAGACTGCTTACCCCCAAAGAAGTAGCATTTTTTGCATGATATGAAGGATTAATACAAAAAAAATAGAAACATGAATATAGTTAACTGTTGAATAGATTTAGTGCCTTTGACATAAATAATAACAAAACATTTTTTGGGGAGTGAAAAGCATGACAGGTTTACTAGTAAGATGGGTAATTAATGCTCTCGGTTTGATTATAATTGCAAATATAATTCAGGGGATTAATTTACAGGGCTTTGGAGCAGCTTTAATTGCTATTTTAGTTTTAGGAATAGTAAATGCAATTATTAGACCCATATTGTTATTACTTACTTTGCCAATAAATATTTTGACTTTGGGTCTCTTTACCTTTGTAATCAATGGTTTTATATTATTTATGGTGGCCTCTGTCGTAGATGGTTTTGAAATTTCAGGGATTTTAGCTGCTATTATTGGCACCATACTGCTCTCTTTAATTAGCGCTATTACCAATAAACTAGTGAAATAGTGTACCCTTAACAGTTGTTAAACACCTTCATAAAAGGAGCACAATAAATGACAAATATTGATCTAACTAAATTCGAAAAAAAGATTGTATTAAGAAATATAACCAGAAAGGACATTGATTATATTATTGAGCTAGGAAGAATATGTTTTCCTAAAATGGAAACATGGACGCGGGGACATCTTGAGAGCCATTTAAAAATTTTTCCTGAGGGTCAATTTTGTGTTGAATATGAAGGACAAATTGTGGGATCATGTTCTAGTTTGATTGTTGATTTTGAAGAGTATGATGATCAGCATACTTTTGATGAAATTACTGACGATGGTTATATTACTAATCATGATTCAGAAGGCACAAATTTATATGGAATAGAAGTAATGGTGCATCCGGATTTTCGTAATATGAAAATTGGCAAAAGGCTTTATGATGCTAGAAAAGATTTAGTCCAAGAACTGAACCTAAAAAGTATTATAATTGCAGGAAGAATTCCAAATTATCATTTACATGCTGATCAAATGACTCCAAGGCAATATGTAAAAGAAGTAAAAATTCATAACATTTTTGACCCTATATTAGGCTTTCAATTAAAAAATGACTTTGTAGTCAAGAGAGTAAATACCAATTACTTACCGGATGATGAACGCTCTCTAAATTATGCTATTCTTATGGAATGGTTCAATATTGATTATCGCCCTCAAACTAAAAAACATTTTAAGACTGCATTCCCAGTAAGGGTATGCGTTATTCAATACATGATGAAAAGTATATCCTCTTTTGAGGAGTTAGCTAACCAATGTGAGTATTTTGTTGATGTAGGCTCAAATTATAAAAGTGATTTTGTTGTATTTCCAGAAATTTTTACAATACAGCTTTTATCATTTGTTGAAGAGAAGTCCCCTAGTCTATCTGTGCGTAAACTTACAGAGTTTACTGAACAGTATATAGAAATGTTTACGGAATTAGCTGTTAAGTACAATGTAAATATTATAGGAGGATCCCACTTCGTTGAAGAAAGTGGCAAAATTTATAACATTGCATATTTATTTAGAAGAGATGGAACAATTGAGAAACAATATAAAATTCATATAACACCAGATGAAAAAAAATGGTGGGGCATATCGGGTGGAAATGAAGTAAGAGTCTTTGATACAGATTGTGGCAAGATTTCCATTTTAATTTGTTATGATATTGAGTTTCCTGAATTATCAAGGATAGTAACAGAAATGGGAGCAAATATTATCTTTGTGCCTTTTTGTACTGATGAGAGACAAGGATATCTACGGGTAAGGTATTGTGCTCAGGCCAGGTCTGTTGAAAATCAGACATATACGGTAATCGCAGGTACTGTAGGCAATTTAACTCAGGTGGAAAATATGGATATCCAGTACGCCCAATCAGCTATATTTACCCCATCTGACTTTGCCTTCCCAAGAGATGGAATATTAGGGGAGTGTAGTCCAAACATTGAGATGGTTGTTGTTGGAGATTTAGACCTAGAAATTTTAAAACGTCATCGTAAATCGGGTACAGTTACTCTTTTAAATGATCGAAGGAAGGATATCTATGAATTAATAATTAAAGATTGTTCTAATCTATATGAGCAATAAAGTAAGCTTATATTTCAAGAAAAATAAGTAGGAGGGATTTATACTCTCCTACTTATTATTTTACTACAATTTACTGTATATCTGCATCGGGTACATCTTCTCCTGTTAGTTCACTATAAGACTGCTGTAATAGTTGAACTACGAATATTGGGTTATGAATTCCCAAGCTACCATCATTGCTAACTAACATATAGTTAAAAGCTGCCTGGTAAGCTTCATTAGGAGCTTGAATTTCATTACCTGCTTCATCTGTAAATACTACTGAGCCATGACTTGATTCAAAGGATCCCCCATCTATGGATTCAGAAATTGCTTCCTCTAAAAGGGTTAACAATCCTTCAGTTTCATCCTGGAACCCTGTAGCCTCACCATTACCATCATAGTCCGCATTTGCCTCTAAGTTAACATCTGTAATATCTCTATGACAATCACCACATGCTGCTTCAAGATTATCTACGGCAAAGGTATGAGATTGCCATCCATCTTCAGTTGGAGTCATATGACAGGCATTACATGTGTTTTCAATTTCAAAATGAGAAGAAGTTTCATAATCGAAATCCTCAGCCATTATACCTCCTGTTCCAGTATAAATACCTGCTTGACTGCTATAGTGGGGTGCTGGTCTGTCTTCATCGTCGATAGTGGGGTTTTTTCTCTCATTGTGACAAGCTAAACATTGTGCTCCAGTACCTGCCTCTACATTTTCTTGAGAAGGTATACTTACTGTTCCAGATTGCATTAGCTCATTACCCTGTCCAGTATGACATGCCCGGCAATCAGTTGAGACAGGAAACTCTCTTTCCAACTGATCTATTTCTGTTATTTGCTCTGCAAATGCACCACCATCATGACATACAACACAATTATCCCTTTCAGCTGGACTAAGCACTATGTTTGAGTGGTTGGATCCAACCCATTGACCAACAAGCTCTGATGGGTCAATATTTTGGGCTTCCTCCTGAGGTTGTTGAGGTTCTGGATCTTGCGGAGCAGGTTCTTCAGCTGGAGGACATCCAACTGCAAGAAGCATAAACATAAATAGAATTAAAATTAACACTACTGGTTTAACTTTCCTATGTATCAAATAGTGACACCTCCTGTTTAATGAGCGGGGACAAACTTCTTCTGGAGCATTAATGTATTGGGCACACACCTCTATTTAAAGCTATTCCTTTTGGACGAGGAATGTCCCTAACATATATGTCTGAGGAATGTTCCCAGCTTATTAAGTCATGTATTTTTTCAGTATTAGTTTGAGTATATTTGAAACAGTTTATGTGCCATAATGTATAAAAAAATAAAAACATCCAAAGCAAGGTTAAATTTTGCAAAACTACTTAAAAAAGGGTACAATAATTTCATTCGAAGTATTAATAGGAGAAAGGATGGTAATATGTCTAAAAATCCAATAGTAACAATGGAAATGGAAAATGGAAGTTTAGTTAAAATTGAACTTTATCCAGAGGAAGCACCAAATACTGTTAGGAATTTTGTGTCATTAGTTAAAAAAGGTTTCTATGATGGTTTAATTTTTCACAGGGTTATACCAGGTTTTATGGTCCAGGGAGGTTGTTCTGAAGGTTCAGGCATGGGTGGGCCAGGGTATTCCATTAAAGGGGAATTTAGCAAGAATGGATTTCCAAATGATTTGGAACATGAGCGGGGAGTGCTTTCCATGGCAAGAACAATGGCTCCAAATTCTGCAGGTTCTCAATTCTTTATTATGGTAGAGAAGTCTCCCCATTTAGACAGGGACTATGCTGCTTTTGGGAAGGTTACTGAAGGTATGGAGGAAGTTGACAGGATAGTGAGTGTAAAACGGGATTCTAGAGATAAACCTCAGGAAGACCAGAGAATTAAGAAGATGACAGTTGAAACTTTTGATGTGGATTACGGAGAACCAGAAAAAATTTAAAAACAGGCACCTTGGCATTTTGTCAAGGCGTCTTTCTTTGAGCATAAGAAAAGGGATAAATGAAAGAAGGAATTAAATTTGAAAGGCAATAAAGTTTCTATTGAAGAAATGAGAGAACTACATAATGTCATAAGTATTGATGTCCGATCTCCGAGTGAATACAAGGAGGGGACTATTCCAGGAGCGATAAATATCCCGTTGTTCGAAGATGAAGAAAGAACAAAAGTGGGAACAGTTTATAAACAGATTTGCACGGAAAGGGCAAAGGATCTTGGTTATAAAATAGTGGAACCAAAGCTTCCGCATATTCTTGAGCAGATAAAAAGTGCGTCACAGAATGTCGACGATAATATTATTTTATTCTGTTGGCGTGGGGGAATGAGGAGCCAAAGCTTAAAAGACTACTGTAATGAAATGGGATTAAAGGTTGTATATCTCTCTGGGGGCTACAAGGCCTATAGAAGGTTGGTCCATTCTTTCCTTAGTGATATAACAAATATTCCTGAGATGGTTGTTTTGAATGGCCTTACGGGTGTGGGGAAAACGGATTTGTTATCGTTATTGTCAGAAAGAAAAATACCAACAATCGATATCGAGAAAATAGCTAATAACAGAGGATCGGTTTTTGGACAGATTCATGGAGGGAATCAACCAAGCCAAAAGGCATTTGAAGCTGAGATATTTGAAAATGTATGTAACAATCAATTGAACTATTCAGTAATAGAATGTGAAAGTAAGCGAATAGGTAAGCTTTATATTCCTGATTCTGTATTTCAAAAAATGAAAACTGGCAAACAAATTCATTTATATGCTAGCCTCAAAACAAGAGTTGACAGGCTGATAGTAGACTATGCCACTTTTCCGGAGGAAAGATTAATAGATGCAATTTTACACTTAAAAAAGGCCCTTGGGCGGAATAAAATGAATAATCTTATTGACTTGGTTAATGAAAAAAGATTTGATGAGGTTGCAACCATACTCTTAAAAGACTACTATGACCCACTATATGGTTATCCAACAGGAAAAGTAGCAGATTATGACCTTTCTGTAAACTGCGATAACCTTAATCATGCTGCGGAGGAAATAATAGATTACTTGAAATAAAATATCAGGGGGTAATTATCATGGATTTTAGGAGTTTTATGAAATTGAAAAAAACAATTCTAGTTGATGGAGCTATTGGAACCCAGATGATTGAGAGAGGAATAGAAACTGGTGGTGTAGCTAACTTAAACAACCCTAAAGATGTTATGGAGATTCATAAGGATTATTTTGATGCTGGTAGTGATGTGATCTTTACAAATACATTTACAAGTAACCGTATTTATGTTCAAACACATAATCTTGATATTGATGTGATGGCAGCAAACAAGGCTGGTGTAGAGATTGCAAAAATGGCTTGCCCCAAAGGAAAAT
The Desulfitibacter sp. BRH_c19 DNA segment above includes these coding regions:
- a CDS encoding carbon-nitrogen hydrolase, producing MTNIDLTKFEKKIVLRNITRKDIDYIIELGRICFPKMETWTRGHLESHLKIFPEGQFCVEYEGQIVGSCSSLIVDFEEYDDQHTFDEITDDGYITNHDSEGTNLYGIEVMVHPDFRNMKIGKRLYDARKDLVQELNLKSIIIAGRIPNYHLHADQMTPRQYVKEVKIHNIFDPILGFQLKNDFVVKRVNTNYLPDDERSLNYAILMEWFNIDYRPQTKKHFKTAFPVRVCVIQYMMKSISSFEELANQCEYFVDVGSNYKSDFVVFPEIFTIQLLSFVEEKSPSLSVRKLTEFTEQYIEMFTELAVKYNVNIIGGSHFVEESGKIYNIAYLFRRDGTIEKQYKIHITPDEKKWWGISGGNEVRVFDTDCGKISILICYDIEFPELSRIVTEMGANIIFVPFCTDERQGYLRVRYCAQARSVENQTYTVIAGTVGNLTQVENMDIQYAQSAIFTPSDFAFPRDGILGECSPNIEMVVVGDLDLEILKRHRKSGTVTLLNDRRKDIYELIIKDCSNLYEQ
- a CDS encoding peptidylprolyl isomerase, with protein sequence MSKNPIVTMEMENGSLVKIELYPEEAPNTVRNFVSLVKKGFYDGLIFHRVIPGFMVQGGCSEGSGMGGPGYSIKGEFSKNGFPNDLEHERGVLSMARTMAPNSAGSQFFIMVEKSPHLDRDYAAFGKVTEGMEEVDRIVSVKRDSRDKPQEDQRIKKMTVETFDVDYGEPEKI